One segment of Deltaproteobacteria bacterium DNA contains the following:
- a CDS encoding transketolase, with protein sequence MTTPTTDQLRQMANKLRAHVLRMTTTAGSGHPTTCLSAAEIMSILFFQHLRFDPARPEANDVDHFILSKGHAAPILWAALFEAGALSDDLLTLRKLTSRLEGHPTPNHPWVRIATGSLGQGLSAGCGMAIGKQRADEPGEVFVLLGDGECAEGAVWEAAQFAGHYRLANLCAIVDLNRLAQSGPSYFGHDAEGLARRFAAFGWHTITVDGHDITALQHALAEARTRGDVPTAIIARTFKGQGLAGIADQDNWHGKPLPVDRLEAAIQALGPIDGRLIVAPQRLGGPATPARCIGTLDTPRYERGQLVATREAYGTALAKLAQAYPRLIALDADTKNSTFAEKMLQTDARRFVECFIAEQNMVGAALGLAATGWTPCVSTFACFLSRAYDFLRMAVISRPAHLILCGSHAGVSIGEDGPSQMAIEDIAMMRALVASTVVCPADAVATEHLLAGLLERPGVCYLRTARPKTPVLYAPDEAFPIGGAKILRQTPKDRCTIVAVGVTVHEALKAADQLGAAGIAVRVIDAYSIKPIDALTLRAAAVATGRVLSVEDHTIWGGLGDAVAEALSDGDHAGLVRLKRLGVHAIPRSGTPAELMAAHGIDANAIVQAVRTLIA encoded by the coding sequence ATGACCACACCAACGACCGACCAACTCCGACAGATGGCGAACAAACTCCGCGCGCATGTCCTGCGCATGACCACAACGGCCGGCTCGGGACACCCGACCACGTGCCTCTCGGCGGCGGAAATTATGTCGATCCTCTTCTTCCAACATCTGCGCTTCGATCCGGCACGTCCGGAGGCGAACGATGTCGATCATTTCATCCTCTCGAAAGGGCACGCCGCGCCGATCCTCTGGGCAGCACTGTTCGAGGCCGGCGCGTTGTCGGACGATTTGCTCACCCTACGAAAATTAACCAGCCGCTTGGAAGGACACCCAACGCCAAATCATCCGTGGGTGCGCATCGCCACCGGATCGCTCGGCCAAGGCCTCTCCGCCGGCTGCGGCATGGCGATCGGCAAACAACGCGCCGATGAACCGGGCGAGGTCTTCGTGTTATTGGGCGATGGAGAATGCGCGGAAGGTGCGGTCTGGGAGGCCGCGCAATTCGCCGGGCATTATCGATTGGCCAATTTGTGCGCCATTGTCGACTTGAATCGGCTGGCGCAAAGCGGGCCCAGTTATTTCGGTCACGATGCAGAGGGCCTGGCGCGCCGCTTTGCAGCCTTCGGTTGGCACACTATCACCGTAGACGGACACGACATCACGGCGCTGCAACACGCATTGGCCGAAGCCCGTACGCGGGGCGACGTCCCGACGGCCATCATCGCACGGACATTCAAGGGACAAGGCCTGGCCGGCATTGCGGATCAAGACAACTGGCACGGCAAACCGCTCCCTGTCGACCGACTCGAGGCTGCCATCCAAGCACTCGGCCCGATCGACGGCCGCCTCATCGTCGCGCCGCAACGCCTCGGCGGACCGGCCACTCCAGCGCGCTGCATCGGCACGCTCGACACGCCGCGCTACGAACGCGGCCAACTGGTCGCCACGCGCGAGGCCTACGGTACCGCATTAGCAAAATTGGCGCAGGCCTATCCTCGACTCATCGCGCTCGACGCCGACACCAAAAATTCGACCTTTGCGGAAAAAATGCTGCAAACGGATGCGCGCCGCTTCGTGGAATGTTTCATCGCGGAACAAAACATGGTGGGCGCCGCGCTGGGACTCGCCGCCACCGGCTGGACCCCGTGCGTCTCTACGTTCGCGTGTTTTCTCAGTCGCGCCTACGACTTCCTGCGCATGGCCGTGATCAGCCGACCGGCCCATTTGATCCTCTGCGGCAGTCATGCCGGGGTCTCGATCGGTGAAGACGGACCGTCGCAAATGGCGATCGAAGATATCGCAATGATGCGCGCGCTCGTCGCCAGCACCGTGGTCTGTCCAGCCGACGCCGTCGCGACAGAACACTTGCTGGCCGGCTTGTTGGAACGACCGGGCGTCTGTTATCTGCGCACCGCGCGTCCGAAGACCCCGGTCCTGTATGCCCCGGACGAGGCCTTCCCGATCGGCGGGGCAAAGATATTGCGCCAAACCCCGAAAGATCGGTGCACGATCGTTGCCGTGGGTGTCACGGTCCACGAGGCGTTGAAAGCGGCCGACCAACTCGGCGCCGCAGGCATCGCGGTCCGCGTCATCGACGCCTATTCGATCAAACCGATCGACGCGCTCACGTTGCGCGCTGCGGCCGTGGCCACCGGCCGCGTCCTCTCAGTCGAAGACCACACCATTTGGGGAGGTTTGGGCGATGCCGTGGCCGAGGCCCTCTCGGATGGCGATCACGCCGGCTTGGTTCGTCTCAAGCGGCTGGGCGTCCACGCCATCCCACGATCCGGCACGCCGGCGGAACTAATGGCCGCCCACGGCATCGACGCCAATGCCATTGTCCAAGCGGTCCGCACGCTGATCGCGTAA
- a CDS encoding phosphopantothenoylcysteine decarboxylase, with translation MHKSLHGMRCVVTAGPTVERLDPVRFLSNRSSGALGYACARAARSCGAVVTLISGPTALAAPRGVAVVAVESALAMRAACRHYVRTADLIIMAAAVADYRPVRMARQKLKRRTARLTVDCVANPDILAELCRRRRPGQWIVGFALESTRLLAQARRKLQAKGCDLLVANTVAAIGAAQQQAWLLWRDGREQRVGPCTKAALARLIIQAVVQSRRSL, from the coding sequence ATGCATAAATCCTTGCACGGCATGCGTTGCGTAGTGACGGCGGGCCCGACGGTGGAACGGCTGGATCCGGTCCGGTTCCTCTCGAATCGTTCGTCGGGGGCTCTCGGTTATGCGTGCGCACGCGCCGCGCGCTCCTGCGGTGCCGTTGTGACGCTGATCAGCGGACCGACCGCGTTGGCGGCGCCGCGCGGCGTGGCCGTCGTCGCGGTCGAATCGGCGTTGGCGATGCGCGCCGCGTGTCGCCATTATGTACGCACGGCGGATCTGATCATCATGGCCGCGGCCGTCGCCGATTATCGACCGGTGCGCATGGCGCGGCAGAAATTGAAACGGCGGACGGCGCGGCTCACCGTGGACTGCGTCGCGAATCCCGATATCTTGGCGGAACTGTGTCGTCGTCGTCGGCCGGGGCAATGGATTGTCGGATTCGCGCTGGAATCGACGCGGCTCCTTGCGCAGGCGCGGCGGAAGCTGCAGGCCAAGGGATGCGATCTGCTGGTTGCGAATACGGTGGCGGCGATCGGCGCGGCGCAACAACAGGCGTGGTTGTTGTGGCGGGACGGACGGGAACAACGCGTTGGTCCGTGTACAAAGGCCGCGTTGGCGCGGTTGATCATACAAGCAGTTGTGCAATCACGTCGTTCACTATAA
- a CDS encoding glycosyltransferase family 4 protein, which yields MTAPPSGIGDGWQASKNPDDSAEIACYTRGMGSLLDEARVQLAGRRYGQAVATLALQLAQQPADLEALTLLTAVYFDTQRLDEAAATVTRLDTCAVAAVVQHPNDEAAGRAVYLAACLRGRIAEQQGDLDAATRGFALAMAIRSQESMPGTAFMRVATAAGQLAHYRQPADVAFVTGPLFGDPPFDSETPQIRALGGSESVLVGAARAMARAGLRVTVYCPCARPGIYDGVQYRSNHDFAACMCVATPSVVIASRYDAYLDPPLTACRKILWVHDVAEVPFYGRFDPARSACDYIVCLSEYHATAWRARVSRFADRVVLIPNGIDPAHFVPWSGPRRRQLIYASRPSRGLAVCLRSFAALRRRDPSLELVVCGYVPRAETTDLRADPECASFAPLLEMPGVRVAGGLTKAAFAAELQQSQLMLYPNTSPWETSCIAVMEAMACGCPVVTSDRGAIPETLGGDAGGVVVPYTSDEAELSAQLEAAAWQLLSDEHAWRLRSERAATFAAARYLWPVVAQQWLQLLEPYLSVPTHHA from the coding sequence ATGACCGCTCCGCCTAGCGGAATCGGCGACGGCTGGCAAGCGTCCAAAAACCCCGATGACAGCGCGGAGATCGCGTGTTACACGCGCGGCATGGGATCCCTTCTGGATGAGGCCCGCGTGCAATTGGCGGGTCGTCGGTATGGGCAGGCCGTCGCGACACTCGCACTACAACTCGCTCAACAGCCCGCTGACTTGGAGGCGCTCACATTGTTGACTGCGGTCTATTTCGATACGCAGCGTTTGGATGAGGCCGCCGCAACCGTGACGCGGCTTGACACCTGTGCCGTGGCGGCGGTGGTGCAACATCCAAACGATGAAGCGGCAGGGCGGGCCGTGTATCTGGCGGCGTGTCTGCGCGGGCGCATCGCCGAACAACAAGGCGATCTGGACGCCGCGACGCGAGGCTTTGCGCTGGCGATGGCGATTCGCTCGCAAGAGTCGATGCCGGGGACCGCTTTCATGCGTGTGGCGACGGCGGCCGGACAGCTGGCGCACTATCGGCAACCGGCAGATGTGGCATTTGTCACTGGGCCGTTGTTTGGAGATCCTCCGTTTGACAGCGAGACGCCGCAAATACGCGCGCTCGGCGGGAGCGAGTCCGTGTTGGTTGGCGCGGCGCGCGCGATGGCGCGGGCTGGCTTACGGGTGACAGTTTATTGCCCGTGCGCGCGGCCGGGGATTTATGATGGCGTGCAATACCGTTCGAATCACGACTTTGCCGCCTGCATGTGCGTGGCGACGCCGTCAGTCGTGATTGCTTCGCGCTACGACGCCTATCTCGATCCGCCGCTGACCGCGTGTCGAAAAATTCTTTGGGTGCACGATGTCGCGGAGGTGCCATTCTATGGACGCTTCGATCCTGCACGCAGCGCCTGCGATTACATCGTCTGTTTAAGTGAATATCACGCGACGGCATGGCGCGCGCGCGTGAGCCGGTTTGCGGATCGGGTCGTATTAATTCCGAATGGGATCGATCCAGCGCATTTCGTTCCATGGTCAGGGCCGCGACGGCGACAGCTGATATATGCCAGCCGTCCGTCCCGTGGATTGGCGGTCTGTCTGCGGAGCTTCGCGGCGTTGCGGCGGCGCGATCCGTCGCTCGAGCTCGTGGTGTGCGGCTATGTGCCGCGCGCGGAGACCACGGATCTGCGCGCCGATCCGGAATGTGCGAGTTTCGCCCCGCTGCTGGAGATGCCTGGAGTGCGGGTGGCCGGGGGATTGACCAAGGCGGCCTTCGCGGCGGAGTTGCAACAATCGCAGCTGATGTTGTACCCGAATACGTCGCCGTGGGAGACTTCGTGCATTGCCGTCATGGAAGCGATGGCCTGCGGATGTCCCGTGGTCACGAGCGATCGCGGAGCGATCCCGGAAACATTGGGCGGCGACGCCGGCGGAGTTGTCGTGCCCTATACGAGTGACGAAGCGGAATTGTCTGCACAGTTGGAGGCCGCCGCGTGGCAGTTGCTTTCCGACGAGCATGCCTGGCGGCTGCGGAGCGAGCGCGCGGCGACCTTTGCAGCAGCGCGGTATCTGTGGCCGGTAGTGGCGCAGCAGTGGCTCCAGTTACTCGAACCGTATTTGTCGGTGCCCACTCATCATGCATAA
- a CDS encoding trypsin-like peptidase domain-containing protein, which produces MPRPRALSRAKVPQSMTLRVNPEGVRRLRSGPEPQWRAPFGASRFAAAATRDRVTWDGTRPSLWQRAGDPNQCSVNLPCPTPEGMRDIPVDVRAPGVRLQGLGADPTLREAIQKIAPATVFVRAFTGQALQGWSGSGVVLRPEQIDPALAQQLPPDAYLILTNHHVANGAKALTVTLSDGTELVARPLPSAANQRGVMDEVTDAALLVVRSPRALATATLGNPQALEQGEAVATAGHPKGLPRLSVTTGVVSQPRQIVGGIKPFPVIQFDAAINGGNSGGPLVNMRGEVVGLNTFTLVGSDDMSFAIPVDTQLAALRRIYQTGAYTRSRIGVELAPFPLYARESRGFPADHGAEVTSVDAKVLGADLFKVGDVVTDLTTMGGERFSVRMNGRYDGAEIDAWVQAQPPWLPVFATVYRPTVDGGKTRWEKKQLVLFPQAVPLPEEPKVAADVPVANSRAWWRGVDTLLAA; this is translated from the coding sequence ATGCCCCGACCCAGAGCCCTGTCCCGCGCCAAAGTCCCCCAGTCGATGACGCTACGCGTTAATCCTGAAGGAGTACGACGACTACGTTCCGGACCGGAGCCGCAGTGGCGTGCACCGTTCGGGGCGTCTCGATTTGCGGCCGCGGCAACGCGGGACCGCGTGACGTGGGATGGCACGCGGCCGAGTCTTTGGCAGCGCGCGGGGGATCCGAATCAGTGTTCAGTGAATCTGCCGTGTCCGACACCGGAGGGGATGCGTGATATTCCAGTCGATGTGCGAGCGCCGGGCGTGCGGCTGCAAGGGCTGGGCGCTGATCCGACGCTGCGGGAGGCGATTCAGAAGATTGCCCCCGCCACGGTCTTTGTGCGGGCATTTACCGGGCAGGCACTGCAGGGGTGGTCCGGATCGGGCGTGGTCTTGCGACCGGAACAAATTGATCCAGCGTTAGCGCAACAACTCCCGCCGGATGCGTATCTGATCCTGACTAATCACCATGTGGCGAATGGCGCGAAGGCACTGACGGTCACGCTCTCCGACGGGACGGAACTCGTCGCACGTCCGCTCCCGAGTGCGGCGAATCAGCGTGGCGTGATGGACGAAGTCACCGACGCGGCGTTGTTAGTCGTGCGGTCGCCGCGCGCGCTGGCGACGGCGACGCTCGGCAATCCGCAGGCATTGGAGCAGGGCGAGGCGGTCGCGACGGCGGGCCATCCGAAGGGATTGCCGCGTCTCTCGGTGACGACCGGCGTCGTGAGTCAACCGCGCCAGATCGTCGGCGGGATCAAGCCGTTCCCCGTCATTCAATTCGACGCGGCGATCAACGGGGGGAACAGTGGGGGTCCCCTCGTGAATATGCGCGGCGAAGTGGTCGGGCTGAATACCTTCACGTTGGTTGGCAGCGACGACATGAGTTTCGCGATTCCGGTCGATACGCAACTTGCGGCGTTGCGGCGGATCTACCAAACCGGAGCGTATACGCGGAGTCGGATCGGCGTCGAATTGGCGCCGTTTCCGCTCTACGCCCGCGAGTCGCGCGGATTTCCGGCAGATCATGGCGCGGAAGTGACAAGCGTGGATGCCAAAGTGCTCGGCGCGGACCTCTTTAAAGTGGGCGATGTCGTGACCGATTTGACCACGATGGGCGGCGAACGGTTTTCCGTCCGGATGAATGGGCGCTATGACGGCGCGGAGATCGACGCGTGGGTGCAGGCGCAGCCGCCGTGGTTGCCGGTCTTCGCGACGGTGTATCGTCCGACGGTCGACGGCGGAAAAACCAGATGGGAGAAAAAGCAGCTCGTGCTGTTCCCGCAAGCCGTGCCGCTACCGGAAGAACCGAAAGTGGCGGCGGATGTGCCCGTCGCGAACAGCCGTGCCTGGTGGCGAGGAGTAGATACGCTACTGGCAGCTTGA